A single region of the Bos mutus isolate GX-2022 chromosome 17, NWIPB_WYAK_1.1, whole genome shotgun sequence genome encodes:
- the TANGO2 gene encoding transport and Golgi organization protein 2 homolog isoform X2, whose protein sequence is MCIIFFKFDPRPVSKNAYRLILAANRDEFYHRPARAADFWGSNNEVLSGLDMEEGKEGGTWLGISTRGKLAALTNYLQPRLNHNARGRGELVAQFLTSDMDSLSYLKKVSAEGHLYNGFNLIAADLRKGRRHLLLRKPGGAGACCPGARDLWAEQRAAGDALEEAVLREAALPGGRGAGPGAPQGCAGGPAPRCAQQRRGAAARPSHRGPGQGVRATHPQQVRGRVRALPGLRHQDQHGHPCGCRWARDLHGAQHAGLGPHPLGDHYP, encoded by the exons GCTCATCCTGGCCGCCAACAGGGACGAGTTCTACCACCGGCCGGCCAGGGCCGCAGACTTCTGGGGGAGCAACAACGAGGTCCTCAGCG GGCTGGACATGGAGGAAGGCAAGGAGGGCGGCACGTGGCTGGGCATCAGCACGCGGGGCAAGCTGGCCGCGCTCACCAACTACTTGCAGCCGCGGCTGAACCACAATGCCCGGGGCCGAG GTGAGCTCGTGGCCCAGttcctgacctcggacatggacAGCTTGTCCTACCTAAAGAAGGTCTCGGCCGAGGGCCATCTGTACAACGGCTTCAACCTCATCGCGGCCGACCTGAG AAAAGGGAGACGTCATTTGCTACTACGGAAACCGGGGGGAGCGGGAGCCTGTTGTCCTGGCGCCAG GGACCTATGGGCTGAGCAACGCGCTGCTGGAGACGCCCTGGAGGAAGCTGTGCTTCGGGAAGCAGCTCTTCCTGGAGGCCGTGGAGCAGGGCCGGGAGCTCCCCAGGGATGCGCTGGTGGCCCAGCTCCTAGATGTGCTCAGCAACGACGAGGC GCAGCTGCCAGACCCAGCCATCGAGGCCCAGGGCAGGGAGTACGTGCGACCCATCCTCAGCAAGTACGCGGCCGTGTGCGTGCGCTGCCCGGACTACGGCACCAG GACCAACACGGTCATCCTTGTGGATGCAGATGGGCACGTGACCTTCACGGAGCGCAGCATGCTGGGCTCGGACCCCACCCGCTGGGAGACCACTACCCATGA
- the TANGO2 gene encoding transport and Golgi organization protein 2 homolog isoform X1, with protein sequence MCIIFFKFDPRPVSKNAYRLILAANRDEFYHRPARAADFWGSNNEVLSGLDMEEGKEGGTWLGISTRGKLAALTNYLQPRLNHNARGRGELVAQFLTSDMDSLSYLKKVSAEGHLYNGFNLIAADLSAEKGDVICYYGNRGEREPVVLAPGTYGLSNALLETPWRKLCFGKQLFLEAVEQGRELPRDALVAQLLDVLSNDEAQLPDPAIEAQGREYVRPILSKYAAVCVRCPDYGTRTNTVILVDADGHVTFTERSMLGSDPTRWETTTHEFRLQS encoded by the exons GCTCATCCTGGCCGCCAACAGGGACGAGTTCTACCACCGGCCGGCCAGGGCCGCAGACTTCTGGGGGAGCAACAACGAGGTCCTCAGCG GGCTGGACATGGAGGAAGGCAAGGAGGGCGGCACGTGGCTGGGCATCAGCACGCGGGGCAAGCTGGCCGCGCTCACCAACTACTTGCAGCCGCGGCTGAACCACAATGCCCGGGGCCGAG GTGAGCTCGTGGCCCAGttcctgacctcggacatggacAGCTTGTCCTACCTAAAGAAGGTCTCGGCCGAGGGCCATCTGTACAACGGCTTCAACCTCATCGCGGCCGACCTGAG CGCAGAAAAGGGAGACGTCATTTGCTACTACGGAAACCGGGGGGAGCGGGAGCCTGTTGTCCTGGCGCCAG GGACCTATGGGCTGAGCAACGCGCTGCTGGAGACGCCCTGGAGGAAGCTGTGCTTCGGGAAGCAGCTCTTCCTGGAGGCCGTGGAGCAGGGCCGGGAGCTCCCCAGGGATGCGCTGGTGGCCCAGCTCCTAGATGTGCTCAGCAACGACGAGGC GCAGCTGCCAGACCCAGCCATCGAGGCCCAGGGCAGGGAGTACGTGCGACCCATCCTCAGCAAGTACGCGGCCGTGTGCGTGCGCTGCCCGGACTACGGCACCAG GACCAACACGGTCATCCTTGTGGATGCAGATGGGCACGTGACCTTCACGGAGCGCAGCATGCTGGGCTCGGACCCCACCCGCTGGGAGACCACTACCCATGAGTTCCGGCTGCAGAGCTAG
- the TANGO2 gene encoding transport and Golgi organization protein 2 homolog isoform X3: MCIIFFKFDPRPVSKNAYRLILAANRDEFYHRPARAADFWGSNNEVLSGLDMEEGKEGGTWLGISTRGKLAALTNYLQPRLNHNARGRGELVAQFLTSDMDSLSYLKKVSAEGHLYNGFNLIAADLRKGRRHLLLRKPGGAGACCPGARQLPDPAIEAQGREYVRPILSKYAAVCVRCPDYGTRTNTVILVDADGHVTFTERSMLGSDPTRWETTTHEFRLQS, from the exons GCTCATCCTGGCCGCCAACAGGGACGAGTTCTACCACCGGCCGGCCAGGGCCGCAGACTTCTGGGGGAGCAACAACGAGGTCCTCAGCG GGCTGGACATGGAGGAAGGCAAGGAGGGCGGCACGTGGCTGGGCATCAGCACGCGGGGCAAGCTGGCCGCGCTCACCAACTACTTGCAGCCGCGGCTGAACCACAATGCCCGGGGCCGAG GTGAGCTCGTGGCCCAGttcctgacctcggacatggacAGCTTGTCCTACCTAAAGAAGGTCTCGGCCGAGGGCCATCTGTACAACGGCTTCAACCTCATCGCGGCCGACCTGAG AAAAGGGAGACGTCATTTGCTACTACGGAAACCGGGGGGAGCGGGAGCCTGTTGTCCTGGCGCCAG GCAGCTGCCAGACCCAGCCATCGAGGCCCAGGGCAGGGAGTACGTGCGACCCATCCTCAGCAAGTACGCGGCCGTGTGCGTGCGCTGCCCGGACTACGGCACCAG GACCAACACGGTCATCCTTGTGGATGCAGATGGGCACGTGACCTTCACGGAGCGCAGCATGCTGGGCTCGGACCCCACCCGCTGGGAGACCACTACCCATGAGTTCCGGCTGCAGAGCTAG